A region from the Vicia villosa cultivar HV-30 ecotype Madison, WI linkage group LG3, Vvil1.0, whole genome shotgun sequence genome encodes:
- the LOC131658280 gene encoding uncharacterized protein LOC131658280, with translation MAGRGGRNDDVIAEALGMIAGVLGRNPNREEIGANRQLGEFQRNNPLLDELEVAGVTITCDVFRREFLRRYFPEDVRGRKEIEFLELKQGNMTVPEYESKFVELEKYQRIHRFAALVDGSRIFEEDNVKMKSSHSRELVDKKGKKPMDRGLVWGDSSAPVRCYRCGEAVHHIHECKSEENKCYRCGKAGYVVADCKGKAVTCYNCGEEGHITPKCTKPRKNQAGGKVFAFSGLETTPED, from the exons atggctggaagaggtggaagaaacgatgatgtaATTGCTGAGGCCTTGggaatgattgctggtgtgctaggaAGGAATCCCAACAGGGAGGAAATTGGTGCTAACAGACAGCTGGGAGAATTTCAAAGGAATAATCCTCTATT AGATGAACTTGAGGTTGCTGGTGTAACAATTACTTGCGATGTGTTTAGAAGAGAATTTCTGagaaggtattttcctgaggatgttcgggGAAGAAAGGAGATTGAATTCCTAGAGCTGAAGCAGGGTAATATGACAGTTCCTGAGTATgagtccaagtttgttgagctggagAA atatcagaggattcACAGATTTGCTGCCTTGGTGGATGGTAGTAGGATCTTTGAGGAGGATAATGTTAagatgaagtcatctcactctcgcgagttggttgacaaaaaGGGGAAGAAACCTATGGATAGAG gcctagtgtggggagactctagtgctcctgttaggTGCTATAGGTGTGGTGAAGCTGTACATCACATCCATGAGTGCAAGAGTGAAGAAAACAAGTGCTATAGGTGTGGTAAGGCGGGTTATGTTGTTGCTGATTGTAAGGGAAAGgctgtgacttgctacaactgtggtgaagaaggccatATCACTCCAAAGTGCACTAAGccaaggaagaatcaagctggtggtaaagtCTTTGCTTTTTCTGGGTTagagactactccggaagattga
- the LOC131658281 gene encoding uncharacterized protein LOC131658281, producing the protein MTDVGRALKSRKLKPCFICPFQIMERVGEVAYRIVLPLMLAYLHDVFHVSQLRKYIVDPSIVIQVDDVQVKDNMIVETLPMRIEDRKLKQLRVHLYALMDVLMWGEALGRGELS; encoded by the exons ATGACCGATGTTGGTCGAGcgttgaagtcaaggaagttgaagCCGTGTTTTATTTGTCCGTTTCAGATTatggaaagagtgggagaagtagcTTATCGTATTGTGTTACCGTTGATGCTTGCGTActtgcacgatgtgtttcatgtgtctcagttgaggaaatacattgtggATCCGTCTattgtgatccaagtggatgatgtgcaggtgaaaGATAATATGATAGTtgagacattacctatgaggatcGAAGATCGGAAGTTGAAACAACTGCGAG TGCATTTATATGCGTTGATGGATGTTTTGATGTGGGGTGAGGCCCTTGGAAGGGGAGAGTTGTCTTAG